A single Pseudomonas sp. HN11 DNA region contains:
- a CDS encoding LysR family transcriptional regulator ArgP: MFDYKLLSALAAVVEQAGFERAAQVLGLSQSAISQRIKLLEARIGQPVLVRATPPTPTDIGRRLLNHVQQVRLLERDLQSQVPALDEEGMPERLRIALNADSLATWWAEAVSGFCAEQHLLLDLVVEDQTVGLKRMRAGEVAACICASERPVAGARSLLLGAMRYRALASPAFIARHFPQGVRADQLARTPALVFGPDDFLQHRYLASLGVDGGFEHHLCPSSEGFIRLTEAGLGWGLVPELQALDQLEKGILVELLPDKPIDVPLYWHHWRSGGQLLGLLTEHLAQACGQWLVPYQQ; the protein is encoded by the coding sequence ATGTTCGACTATAAATTGCTCTCTGCCCTGGCGGCAGTGGTGGAACAGGCGGGCTTTGAGCGCGCCGCCCAGGTGCTGGGACTGTCGCAATCGGCAATCTCCCAGCGCATCAAGTTGCTGGAGGCGCGTATTGGCCAGCCGGTCCTGGTGCGAGCCACACCGCCGACGCCCACCGATATTGGCCGTCGCCTGCTTAACCATGTGCAGCAGGTGCGCCTGCTCGAACGTGACCTGCAAAGCCAGGTACCGGCGCTGGATGAAGAGGGCATGCCCGAACGCCTGCGCATCGCGTTGAACGCTGACAGCCTCGCCACTTGGTGGGCTGAGGCCGTCAGCGGTTTTTGCGCTGAACAGCATCTGCTGCTGGACCTGGTGGTGGAAGACCAGACCGTCGGACTCAAACGCATGCGCGCCGGGGAAGTGGCGGCTTGTATCTGCGCCAGCGAACGGCCGGTGGCGGGCGCGCGCAGCCTTCTGCTGGGCGCCATGCGCTATCGGGCACTGGCTAGCCCGGCCTTTATCGCGCGGCATTTTCCCCAGGGCGTACGCGCGGATCAACTGGCGCGCACACCCGCATTGGTGTTTGGGCCGGATGATTTCCTGCAACACCGCTACCTGGCATCCCTCGGCGTGGACGGTGGTTTCGAACACCATTTGTGCCCATCATCCGAAGGTTTTATCCGCCTGACGGAAGCGGGTCTGGGCTGGGGGCTGGTGCCGGAATTGCAGGCACTTGACCAACTGGAAAAGGGCATATTGGTCGAGTTATTGCCAGATAAGCCTATTGATGTGCCGTTGTACTGGCATCATTGGCGCAGTGGCGGTCAGTTGCTGGGTTTGTTGACTGAGCACCTGGCCCAGGCCTGTGGACAATGGTTGGTGCCCTATCAGCAGTGA
- a CDS encoding ACT domain-containing protein, producing the protein MAGETTLATLLRSMSPQLNDGDYVFCTAPDNRIPSGCEVIGSFREQEGLTLIVERQQAEQAGLAFDYVAAWITLNVHSALEAVGLTAAFAGALGKAGISCNVIAGYYHDHLFVGRADAHRAMQVLQQLAANAE; encoded by the coding sequence ATGGCTGGCGAAACCACCCTGGCAACCCTGCTGCGCAGCATGAGCCCCCAGCTCAATGATGGCGACTATGTGTTCTGCACCGCGCCTGACAATCGTATTCCTTCAGGTTGCGAGGTGATCGGCAGCTTCCGCGAGCAGGAAGGCCTGACCCTGATCGTCGAACGCCAGCAAGCAGAACAGGCTGGGCTGGCCTTCGACTACGTCGCCGCGTGGATCACCTTGAATGTGCACTCGGCCCTGGAAGCCGTGGGCCTCACCGCCGCCTTTGCTGGCGCATTGGGCAAGGCCGGCATCAGTTGCAACGTGATTGCCGGCTATTACCACGATCACCTGTTCGTTGGCCGCGCCGATGCGCATCGTGCCATGCAGGTGTTACAGCAACTGGCGGCAAACGCGGAGTAA
- a CDS encoding LysE/ArgO family amino acid transporter yields MWQSYLNGLLVALGLIMAIGTQNAFVLAQSLRREHHLPVAALCVVCDALLVAAGVFGLATVLAQSPVLLAVARWGGAAFLIWYGACALRRACSKQSLDQGNTLKVRSLRAVLLSALAVTLLNPHVYLDTVLLIGSLGAQQTEPGAYVAGAASASFLWFATLALGAAWLAPWLARPATWRLLDLLVAVMMFSVAYQLISA; encoded by the coding sequence ATGTGGCAGAGTTACCTGAATGGTCTGCTAGTCGCGCTGGGCCTGATCATGGCCATCGGCACCCAGAATGCCTTTGTATTGGCGCAAAGCCTGCGCCGCGAACATCACTTGCCCGTGGCGGCACTGTGCGTGGTGTGCGATGCACTGCTGGTGGCTGCCGGGGTGTTCGGTTTGGCGACGGTGCTGGCACAGAGCCCCGTGCTGCTGGCGGTGGCACGCTGGGGCGGCGCGGCCTTCCTGATCTGGTACGGGGCGTGCGCGCTGCGTCGGGCCTGTTCGAAACAAAGCCTGGACCAGGGCAACACGCTCAAGGTGCGTTCGTTGCGTGCCGTATTGCTGAGTGCGTTGGCCGTGACCCTGCTCAATCCGCATGTGTACCTGGACACGGTATTGCTGATCGGTTCACTCGGCGCCCAACAAACCGAGCCCGGCGCCTATGTGGCCGGTGCCGCCAGTGCCTCGTTCCTATGGTTCGCCACCCTGGCACTCGGCGCGGCGTGGCTGGCTCCCTGGCTGGCGCGTCCCGCTACCTGGCGTTTGCTGGACCTGTTGGTGGCCGTGATGATGTTCAGCGTGGCCTATCAACTGATCAGCGCCTGA
- a CDS encoding superoxide dismutase — protein sequence MAFELPPLPYAHDALQPHISKETLEYHHDKHHNTYVVNLNNLVPGTEFEGKTLEEIVKASSGGIFNNAAQVWNHTFYWNCLAPNAGGQPTGALAEAINAAFGSFDKFKEEFTKTSVGTFGSGWGWLVKKADGSLALASTIGAGNPLTNGDTPLLTCDVWEHAYYIDYRNVRPKYVEAFWNLVNWKFVAEQFEGKTFTA from the coding sequence ATGGCTTTCGAATTGCCGCCGCTGCCCTACGCACACGATGCCCTGCAGCCGCACATCTCCAAGGAAACCTTGGAATATCACCACGACAAGCACCACAACACCTATGTCGTGAACCTGAACAACCTGGTGCCAGGCACCGAGTTCGAAGGCAAGACCCTGGAAGAGATCGTCAAGGCTTCCTCGGGCGGCATCTTCAACAACGCCGCTCAGGTCTGGAACCACACTTTCTACTGGAACTGCCTGGCGCCAAACGCCGGTGGCCAACCAACCGGCGCGCTGGCTGAAGCCATCAACGCTGCGTTCGGTTCGTTCGACAAGTTCAAGGAAGAATTCACCAAAACGTCCGTCGGCACCTTCGGTTCCGGTTGGGGCTGGCTGGTGAAAAAGGCTGACGGTTCCCTGGCCCTGGCCAGCACCATCGGCGCCGGCAACCCGTTGACCAACGGCGACACCCCGTTGCTGACCTGCGACGTGTGGGAACATGCCTACTACATCGACTACCGCAACGTGCGTCCAAAGTATGTGGAAGCGTTCTGGAACCTGGTCAACTGGAAGTTCGTGGCTGAGCAGTTCGAAGGCAAGACCTTCACTGCCTAA
- a CDS encoding putative bifunctional diguanylate cyclase/phosphodiesterase has protein sequence MKLELKNSLSVKLLRVVLLSALIVGVALSVAQIVFDAYKTRQAVAGDAQRILDMFRDPSTQAVYSLDREMGMQVIEGLFQDDAVRMASIGHPNETMLAEKSRALQQSPSRWLTDLILGQERTFTTALVGKGPYSEYYGDLSITLDTATYGKGFIVSSVIIFISGVLRALAMGLVLYLVYHWLLTKPLSRIIEHLTAINPDRPSEHKIPQLKGHERNELGLWINTANELLESIERNTHLRHEAESSLLRMAQYDFLTGLPNRQKLQEQLDKILTDAGRRQRRVAVLCVGLDDFKSVNEQFTYQAGDKLLLALADRLRAHSGRLGALARLGGDQFALVQADIDQPYEAAELAQSILDDLEAEFPLDQEGIRLRATIGITLFPEDGDSTEKLLQKAEQTMTLAKTRSRNRYQFYIASVDSEMRRRRELEKDLREALSRDQFHLVYQPQISYRDHSIVGVEALIRWQHPEHGLVPPDLFIPLAEQNGTIIPIGEWVLDQACRQLREWHDLGFTELRMAVNLSTVQLHHSELPRVVNNLMQIYRLPPRSLELEVTETGLMEDISTAAQHLLSLRRSGALIAIDDFGTGYSSLSYLKSLPLDKIKIDKSFVQDLLDDDDDATIVRAIIQLGKSLGMQVIAEGVETAEQEAYIISEGCHEGQGYHYSKPLQARELAAFLKQSERNNAAIL, from the coding sequence TTGAAGCTGGAACTCAAGAACAGCTTGTCGGTGAAGTTGCTCCGGGTTGTGCTGCTCTCGGCATTGATCGTGGGCGTGGCGCTGAGCGTGGCGCAGATCGTGTTCGATGCCTATAAGACGCGCCAGGCCGTGGCCGGTGATGCGCAGCGCATCCTCGACATGTTTCGCGACCCCTCGACCCAAGCCGTCTACAGCCTCGACCGCGAGATGGGCATGCAAGTCATCGAAGGCCTGTTCCAGGATGACGCCGTGCGCATGGCGTCCATCGGCCACCCCAACGAAACCATGCTCGCCGAAAAAAGCCGCGCCCTGCAGCAATCGCCGAGCCGTTGGTTGACCGACCTGATTCTGGGCCAGGAACGCACGTTCACCACCGCATTGGTCGGCAAAGGCCCCTACAGCGAATATTACGGCGACTTGAGCATCACCCTCGACACGGCCACCTACGGCAAGGGGTTTATTGTCAGCTCGGTGATCATTTTTATTTCCGGGGTTCTACGCGCCCTGGCGATGGGCCTGGTGTTGTACCTGGTCTACCACTGGCTGCTGACGAAACCCTTGTCGCGGATTATCGAGCACCTGACCGCCATCAACCCCGACCGGCCCAGCGAACACAAGATCCCGCAGCTCAAAGGCCACGAACGCAACGAATTAGGGTTGTGGATCAACACCGCCAATGAGTTGCTTGAATCCATCGAGCGCAATACCCACCTGCGCCATGAGGCCGAAAGCAGCCTGCTGCGCATGGCCCAGTACGACTTCCTCACCGGCCTGCCGAACCGTCAGAAACTGCAAGAGCAACTGGACAAGATCCTCACCGACGCTGGCCGTCGTCAACGCCGCGTGGCCGTGCTGTGCGTGGGGCTGGACGACTTTAAAAGCGTCAACGAACAGTTCACCTACCAGGCCGGTGACAAATTGCTGCTGGCCCTGGCCGACCGTTTGCGCGCCCACAGTGGCCGCCTGGGCGCCCTGGCCCGACTGGGCGGCGACCAGTTCGCCCTGGTACAGGCCGATATCGACCAGCCCTACGAGGCCGCCGAGCTGGCGCAAAGCATTCTCGATGACCTGGAGGCGGAGTTCCCGCTCGACCAGGAAGGCATCCGCCTGCGCGCCACCATCGGCATTACCCTGTTCCCGGAAGACGGCGACAGCACCGAAAAGCTGCTGCAAAAAGCCGAACAGACCATGACCCTGGCCAAGACCCGTTCGCGCAACCGTTATCAGTTCTATATCGCCAGTGTCGACAGCGAAATGCGCCGGCGCCGTGAGCTGGAAAAAGACTTGCGCGAAGCCCTCAGCCGCGACCAGTTCCACCTGGTGTACCAACCGCAGATCAGCTACCGCGACCACAGCATTGTCGGCGTGGAAGCGTTGATCCGCTGGCAGCACCCGGAACATGGCCTGGTGCCGCCTGACCTGTTTATCCCGCTGGCCGAGCAAAACGGCACCATCATCCCGATTGGCGAATGGGTGCTGGACCAGGCCTGCCGGCAGTTGCGCGAATGGCACGACCTGGGCTTCACCGAGCTGCGCATGGCGGTCAACCTGTCCACCGTGCAGTTGCACCACAGCGAGTTGCCCCGGGTGGTCAACAACCTGATGCAGATCTACCGCCTGCCACCGCGCAGCCTGGAACTGGAAGTCACCGAAACCGGCCTGATGGAAGACATCAGCACTGCTGCGCAGCACCTGCTGAGCCTGCGCCGTTCCGGGGCATTGATTGCAATCGATGACTTCGGCACCGGCTACTCCTCCCTGAGTTACCTGAAAAGCCTGCCGCTGGACAAGATCAAGATCGACAAGAGCTTTGTGCAGGACCTGCTGGATGACGACGACGATGCGACCATCGTGCGGGCGATTATCCAACTGGGTAAAAGCCTGGGCATGCAGGTGATAGCCGAAGGCGTGGAAACCGCTGAACAGGAGGCCTACATCATCTCCGAGGGCTGCCATGAAGGTCAGGGTTATCACTACAGCAAACCCTTGCAGGCGCGGGAGCTGGCGGCATTCTTGAAGCAGTCGGAGCGTAATAACGCAGCGATTCTTTGA
- a CDS encoding imelysin family protein has protein sequence MIRMPLATASLLAIAISLAGCGEGKDKAAAPQAPTPAASTTAPAAATPAGQVDEAAAKAVVAHYADMVFAVYSDAEATAKTLQTAIDAFLAKPNDETLKAARTAWIAARVPYLQSEVFRFGNTIIDDWEGQVNAWPLDEGLIDYVDKSYEHALGNPGATANIIANNEIQVGEDKVDVKDITPEKLASLNELGGSEANVATGYHAIEFLLWGQDLNGTGPGAGNRPASDYLTGDGATGGHNERRRAYLSAVTQLLVSDLEEMVGNWKPNVEDNYRATLEAEPATDGLRKMLFGMGSLSLGELAGERMKVSLEANSPEDEQDCFSDNTHNSHFYDAKGIRNVYLGEYTRVDGTKMTGASLSSLVAKADPAADTALKADLAATEAKIQVMVDHADKGEHYDQLIAAGNDAGNQIVRDAIAALVKQTGSIEAAAGKLGISDLNPDSADHEF, from the coding sequence ATGATTCGTATGCCCCTGGCCACCGCCAGTCTGCTGGCCATTGCCATTTCTCTCGCCGGTTGCGGCGAAGGTAAAGACAAGGCTGCCGCGCCCCAGGCGCCGACCCCGGCTGCCAGCACTACCGCTCCAGCGGCTGCCACCCCTGCCGGCCAGGTTGACGAAGCCGCCGCCAAGGCCGTGGTCGCGCATTACGCTGACATGGTGTTCGCGGTCTACAGCGATGCCGAGGCCACTGCGAAAACCCTGCAAACCGCCATTGATGCTTTCCTGGCCAAGCCAAACGACGAAACCCTGAAAGCTGCGCGCACTGCCTGGATCGCCGCCCGCGTTCCTTACCTGCAGAGCGAAGTGTTCCGCTTCGGCAACACCATCATCGACGATTGGGAAGGCCAGGTGAACGCATGGCCACTGGACGAAGGCTTGATCGACTACGTCGACAAGTCCTATGAACATGCCCTGGGTAACCCAGGCGCCACCGCCAATATCATCGCCAACAACGAAATCCAGGTCGGCGAAGACAAGGTCGACGTGAAGGACATCACCCCGGAAAAACTCGCCAGCCTCAATGAGCTGGGCGGTTCCGAGGCCAACGTCGCCACCGGCTATCACGCCATCGAATTCCTGCTCTGGGGCCAGGACCTGAACGGCACCGGCCCAGGCGCCGGCAACCGTCCGGCCTCGGACTACCTGACCGGCGACGGCGCCACTGGCGGCCACAACGAGCGCCGCCGCGCCTACCTGAGCGCGGTGACCCAACTGCTGGTCAGCGACCTGGAAGAAATGGTCGGCAACTGGAAACCCAACGTCGAAGACAACTACCGCGCCACCCTGGAAGCAGAGCCTGCCACCGACGGCCTGCGCAAAATGCTGTTCGGCATGGGCAGCCTGTCCCTGGGCGAGCTGGCCGGTGAACGCATGAAGGTCTCCCTGGAAGCCAACTCGCCGGAAGACGAGCAGGACTGCTTCAGCGACAACACCCATAACTCGCACTTCTACGACGCCAAGGGCATCCGCAACGTCTACCTGGGCGAGTACACCCGCGTCGACGGCACCAAAATGACCGGCGCCAGCCTGTCGTCCCTGGTGGCCAAGGCCGACCCGGCAGCCGACACTGCACTGAAAGCGGACCTGGCAGCGACCGAAGCGAAGATCCAGGTCATGGTTGACCACGCAGACAAGGGTGAGCACTACGACCAACTGATCGCTGCCGGTAACGATGCCGGCAACCAGATCGTACGTGACGCCATCGCCGCCCTGGTCAAGCAGACCGGTTCGATCGAAGCGGCGGCGGGCAAGCTGGGCATCAGCGACCTGAACCCGGACAGCGCTGATCACGAATTCTGA
- a CDS encoding TrkH family potassium uptake protein, which produces MALPTLRIIGFIIGIFLITLAIAMVVPMATLVIFERTSDLPSFLWASMITFIAGLALVIPGRPEHVHLRPRDMYLLTVTSWVVVCIFAALPFLLTQHISYTDSFFESMSGITATGSTVLSGLDAMSPGILMWRSLLHWLGGIGFIGMAVAILPLLRIGGMRLFQTESSDRSEKVMPRSHMVARLIVAAYVGITIFGSLAFWWAGMGLFDAINHAMSAISTGGFSTSDESLAHWKQPAVHWVAVVVMILGSLPFALYVATLRGNRKALIKDQQVQGLLGLLIVTWLVLGTWYWWTTNLHWLDALRHVALNVTSVVTTTGFALGDYSLWGNFSLMLFFYLGFIGGCSGSTAGGIKIFRFQVAYILLKANLNQLIHPRAVIKQKYNGHRLDEEIVRSILTFSFFFAITICAIALALSLLGLDWMTALTGAASTVSGVGPGLGETIGPAGNFASLPDAAKWILSLGMLLGRLEIITVFVLCIPAFWRH; this is translated from the coding sequence ATGGCGTTGCCGACCCTGCGCATCATCGGTTTCATCATCGGCATCTTCCTGATCACCCTCGCGATCGCGATGGTCGTGCCCATGGCAACCCTGGTGATCTTCGAACGCACCAGCGACCTGCCCTCGTTCCTGTGGGCCAGCATGATCACTTTTATCGCCGGCCTGGCGCTGGTCATCCCCGGCCGTCCCGAGCATGTGCACCTGCGCCCGCGGGACATGTACCTGCTCACAGTTACAAGCTGGGTGGTGGTGTGTATCTTCGCCGCGCTGCCGTTTCTGCTGACCCAGCACATCAGCTACACCGACTCATTCTTTGAAAGCATGTCCGGCATTACCGCCACTGGTTCCACGGTATTGAGCGGCCTGGATGCCATGTCGCCGGGCATCCTGATGTGGCGTTCGCTGCTGCACTGGCTGGGCGGCATCGGCTTCATCGGCATGGCGGTGGCGATTTTGCCGCTGCTGCGCATTGGTGGCATGCGCCTGTTCCAGACCGAATCCTCGGACCGTTCGGAAAAAGTCATGCCCCGCTCACACATGGTGGCGCGGCTGATCGTGGCGGCCTACGTGGGCATTACCATCTTTGGCAGCCTGGCGTTCTGGTGGGCCGGGATGGGACTGTTCGACGCGATCAACCACGCGATGTCGGCAATTTCCACCGGTGGGTTCTCGACTTCAGATGAGTCCCTGGCGCACTGGAAACAGCCGGCGGTGCACTGGGTGGCGGTGGTGGTGATGATCCTCGGCAGCTTGCCGTTCGCGCTGTATGTCGCCACGTTGCGTGGCAACCGCAAGGCGTTGATCAAGGATCAGCAGGTGCAGGGGTTGCTCGGCTTGCTGATCGTGACCTGGCTGGTGCTTGGCACCTGGTACTGGTGGACCACCAACCTGCATTGGCTGGACGCGCTGCGCCATGTGGCACTGAACGTCACTTCGGTGGTGACGACGACTGGTTTTGCATTGGGGGACTACAGCCTGTGGGGCAACTTCTCACTGATGCTGTTCTTCTACCTCGGCTTCATCGGTGGCTGCTCGGGCTCCACGGCGGGCGGGATCAAGATCTTCCGCTTCCAGGTCGCCTATATCCTGCTCAAGGCCAACTTGAACCAGTTGATTCACCCGCGCGCGGTGATCAAGCAGAAGTACAACGGCCACCGTCTTGACGAAGAAATCGTACGCTCGATTCTGACCTTTTCGTTCTTCTTCGCCATCACCATCTGCGCCATTGCCCTGGCCTTGTCGCTGCTCGGCCTGGACTGGATGACTGCCTTGACCGGTGCCGCGAGTACCGTCTCGGGCGTGGGCCCGGGCCTGGGCGAGACCATTGGCCCGGCGGGCAATTTCGCCAGCCTGCCGGATGCGGCCAAGTGGATCCTGTCGCTGGGCATGCTGCTCGGCCGGCTGGAGATCATCACGGTCTTTGTTCTGTGTATCCCGGCGTTTTGGCGCCACTGA
- a CDS encoding AraC family transcriptional regulator, whose translation MSERTTSASWAKGIVKALEMDGLDCRALFKQLGLDYAALDDPDARFPQDSMTRLWQRAVELSGNPAIGLNMGKVVRPASFHVAGYALMSSNTLAEGFMRLVRYQRIIAESADLSFRLIPEGYALILTVHGDHLPPTRQSAEASLASALALCGWLTGRTLQPRKVVLQGEQPADLAPYRQAFHAPLEFNAPYDALIFERADMDAPLPTANEAMALLHDRFAGEYLARFSESRVTHKARQVLCRLLPQGEPKREVVAQTLHLSQRTLQRRLQEEGTSFQTLLDDTRRELAEQYLAQPSMTLLEIAYLLGFADPSNFFRAFRRWFDATPGEYRTRLLEVSSVSGAKTPGYTEQRP comes from the coding sequence ATGAGCGAACGAACAACTTCTGCAAGCTGGGCGAAGGGGATAGTCAAGGCATTGGAAATGGACGGCCTGGATTGCCGCGCGCTGTTCAAGCAGCTCGGCCTGGACTACGCCGCCCTGGATGATCCTGATGCGCGGTTTCCGCAAGACTCCATGACCCGGCTGTGGCAGCGGGCGGTAGAGTTGTCGGGCAACCCGGCGATCGGCCTGAACATGGGCAAAGTGGTGCGCCCGGCATCGTTTCATGTGGCCGGTTATGCACTGATGTCCAGCAACACGCTGGCTGAAGGCTTTATGCGTTTGGTGCGCTATCAGCGGATCATCGCCGAAAGTGCCGACCTGAGTTTCCGACTGATCCCCGAAGGTTATGCGCTGATTCTGACGGTGCACGGCGATCACTTGCCCCCCACCCGGCAAAGCGCCGAAGCCTCGTTGGCCAGTGCCCTGGCGCTGTGCGGATGGCTGACCGGGCGCACGTTGCAGCCACGCAAGGTCGTGTTGCAAGGTGAGCAACCGGCAGACCTGGCCCCCTACAGACAAGCCTTCCATGCGCCGCTGGAATTCAACGCGCCTTATGACGCGCTGATCTTCGAGCGGGCTGACATGGATGCGCCGCTGCCCACGGCGAACGAGGCCATGGCGCTGTTGCATGATCGATTTGCCGGTGAATACCTGGCGCGTTTCTCTGAAAGCCGCGTGACCCACAAAGCGCGGCAGGTGTTGTGCCGCCTGTTGCCCCAGGGCGAGCCCAAGCGTGAGGTGGTGGCCCAGACGTTGCACTTGTCCCAGCGCACCTTGCAGCGGCGATTACAGGAGGAGGGCACCAGTTTTCAGACCCTGCTCGACGACACCCGACGCGAATTGGCCGAGCAGTACCTGGCGCAGCCGAGCATGACGTTGTTGGAAATTGCCTACCTGCTGGGTTTTGCCGACCCGAGCAACTTTTTCCGCGCGTTTCGCCGCTGGTTTGATGCCACGCCCGGTGAGTACCGGACGCGATTGCTTGAAGTGTCGAGCGTCAGTGGCGCCAAAACGCCGGGATACACAGAACAAAGACCGTGA
- a CDS encoding DUF962 domain-containing protein has protein sequence MENVKRFNSFAEFYPYYLAEHANSTCRRLHFIGTTLVIGILAYAIGRGSLVLLIALPIAGYSFAWIGHFFFEKNRPATFQHPFYSLLGDFVMYRDMILGKVPF, from the coding sequence GTGGAAAACGTCAAGCGATTCAACAGCTTTGCTGAGTTTTACCCTTACTACCTGGCTGAACACGCCAACAGCACGTGCCGACGCCTGCACTTTATCGGCACCACGCTGGTGATTGGTATTTTGGCGTACGCCATCGGCAGAGGTTCGCTGGTCTTGTTGATCGCCTTGCCGATTGCCGGTTACAGCTTTGCCTGGATCGGCCATTTCTTCTTCGAAAAGAACCGCCCGGCAACGTTTCAGCACCCGTTCTACAGCCTTTTGGGGGATTTTGTGATGTATCGAGACATGATTCTGGGCAAGGTGCCGTTTTAG
- a CDS encoding MFS transporter, whose translation MPDTQRPVAVTLQVVSIVLFTFIGYLNIGIPLAVLPGYVHSELGYGAVIAGLVISVQYLATLLSRPYAGKIIDNLGSKRAVLIGLVGCGLSGVFMLLAAWFSSLPALSLGSLLIGRLVLGSAESLVGSGAIGWGIGRVGAQNTAKVISWNGIASYGALAIGAPLGVLLVRNFGLWSMGVSIILLAIVGLLLAWNKVAAPIVAGVRLPFMNVLGRVLPHGCALALGSIGFGTIATFITLYYTTQHWDNAVWALSLFGASFIGARLLFGNLINRIGGFRVAIACLSVEILGLLLLWLAPDANLALAGAALSGFGFSLVFPALGVEAVNLVPASSRGSAVGAYSLFIDLSLGITGPLAGAVAAGFGFASIFLFAALAALGGLLLSVYLYRQAPKAREARGD comes from the coding sequence ATGCCAGATACCCAGCGCCCCGTGGCGGTCACGCTGCAAGTTGTTTCCATCGTGTTGTTCACCTTCATCGGCTACCTGAATATCGGCATTCCCTTGGCCGTGTTGCCCGGCTATGTCCACAGTGAGCTGGGCTACGGCGCGGTGATTGCCGGCCTGGTGATCAGCGTGCAATACCTGGCCACCCTGCTGAGCCGCCCGTATGCGGGCAAAATCATCGATAACCTGGGCAGTAAGCGCGCCGTGCTGATCGGCTTGGTCGGCTGCGGCCTGAGCGGTGTATTCATGCTGCTCGCGGCATGGTTTTCCAGCCTGCCGGCCTTGAGCCTGGGCAGCCTGTTGATCGGTCGCCTGGTGCTGGGCAGCGCAGAAAGCCTGGTAGGCTCAGGCGCCATCGGCTGGGGCATCGGTCGAGTCGGCGCGCAGAACACCGCCAAAGTCATTTCCTGGAACGGCATCGCCAGCTATGGCGCCCTGGCTATCGGCGCGCCATTGGGCGTGTTGCTGGTCAGAAATTTCGGACTTTGGAGCATGGGCGTCAGCATCATTCTGCTGGCAATCGTTGGCCTGTTGCTGGCCTGGAACAAAGTTGCCGCGCCGATTGTAGCCGGTGTGCGCCTGCCCTTCATGAATGTGCTGGGCCGGGTGCTGCCCCATGGCTGCGCGCTGGCCTTGGGCTCCATTGGCTTTGGCACCATTGCCACCTTCATCACCTTGTACTACACCACCCAGCATTGGGATAACGCGGTGTGGGCCCTGAGCCTGTTCGGCGCCAGCTTTATCGGCGCGCGGTTGTTGTTCGGCAACCTGATCAACCGGATCGGCGGTTTTCGCGTGGCGATTGCCTGCCTGTCGGTGGAGATTCTCGGTCTGCTACTGCTGTGGCTGGCGCCGGATGCCAATCTGGCCCTGGCTGGCGCAGCGTTAAGCGGTTTTGGTTTTTCCCTGGTGTTCCCGGCGTTGGGGGTTGAGGCCGTCAACCTGGTGCCCGCGTCCAGCCGCGGCTCGGCGGTGGGCGCCTACTCGCTGTTTATCGACCTGTCACTGGGCATCACCGGACCACTCGCCGGGGCCGTGGCAGCCGGCTTCGGCTTTGCGTCGATCTTTCTGTTCGCCGCCCTTGCCGCCCTCGGTGGTCTGTTGCTGAGCGTATACCTGTACCGTCAGGCACCCAAGGCCCGTGAGGCGCGTGGCGACTAG
- the arfB gene encoding alternative ribosome rescue aminoacyl-tRNA hydrolase ArfB, whose translation MLVISNNVHLPDAEIELTAIRAQGAGGQNVNKVSSAVHLRFDIPASSLPEFYKERLLALRDSRITSEGVLVLKAQQYRTQEQNRADALERLVELILSAIKVEKKRRPTKPTLGSKKRRLESKTKRGSIKAGRGKVDF comes from the coding sequence ATGCTGGTGATTTCCAACAACGTCCACCTGCCTGACGCCGAGATCGAGCTGACCGCCATTCGCGCCCAGGGCGCCGGTGGGCAGAACGTCAACAAGGTGTCGAGTGCCGTGCACCTGCGATTTGATATCCCCGCGTCTTCGCTGCCGGAGTTTTATAAGGAGCGGCTGCTGGCACTGCGCGACAGTCGGATCACCAGTGAAGGCGTGCTGGTGCTCAAGGCCCAGCAATACCGGACCCAGGAGCAGAATCGTGCGGATGCGTTGGAACGTCTGGTGGAGTTGATCCTCAGCGCCATCAAGGTGGAGAAGAAGCGTCGCCCAACCAAGCCGACCCTGGGCTCGAAAAAGCGTCGTCTCGAATCCAAGACCAAGCGCGGCAGTATCAAGGCCGGGCGCGGCAAGGTCGACTTCTAG